The following coding sequences are from one uncultured Bacteroides sp. window:
- a CDS encoding helix-turn-helix domain-containing protein, with the protein MEVITIDHQAYQSLVEKIDRIAEYVMNQTQKEDTDSDDEWVDGYEVCTCLRISERTLQRLRSKGEITFSVIGGKTYYTIAEAKRLLKERLVRSNPDYIDELVRQHQEYLELRKKQKPRK; encoded by the coding sequence ATGGAAGTGATTACAATAGACCATCAGGCGTACCAATCTTTGGTGGAAAAAATAGACCGGATAGCCGAGTATGTAATGAATCAAACTCAAAAGGAAGATACCGATTCGGATGATGAATGGGTGGACGGTTATGAAGTTTGTACCTGCCTGCGCATCAGTGAAAGGACTTTACAGCGACTAAGGTCGAAAGGCGAAATAACCTTCTCTGTGATTGGCGGCAAAACCTATTATACAATAGCCGAAGCCAAACGGTTGCTCAAAGAACGATTGGTCAGGAGTAATCCCGATTATATAGACGAATTGGTGCGCCAGCATCAGGAATATTTGGAGCTGCGCAAAAAGCAAAAGCCGAGAAAGTAA
- a CDS encoding helix-turn-helix domain-containing protein, translating into MEKMALKEKLLEGEQLLDNQNLCQRLNISKRTLQRYRSSGELPYQMLYHKTFYKESDVEAFIKSNFDKGENQEDETPDGTTEEDTENDTPKDSGDDLEATNGD; encoded by the coding sequence ATGGAAAAGATGGCGCTGAAAGAAAAACTGCTGGAGGGCGAACAGTTATTGGATAATCAAAACTTATGCCAACGGCTCAATATAAGCAAACGAACGCTCCAACGTTACCGCTCGTCAGGCGAACTGCCTTATCAGATGCTTTATCACAAGACGTTCTATAAAGAGAGCGATGTGGAAGCCTTTATCAAGTCCAATTTTGATAAAGGAGAAAACCAAGAAGACGAAACCCCGGATGGCACTACGGAAGAAGATACAGAAAATGATACACCTAAAGATTCAGGGGACGATCTCGAAGCAACAAACGGCGATTAA
- a CDS encoding RteC domain-containing protein: MISFTSRLKKEIGVSIEQIESSKISAITKSLEASHVLADVFNKLKAFILAYDFRDEEEEIMFFKEIKAKLCYRLIYYRKVYNIEMNRPNGVDIQREYLCEKLNEINAYNTKRLDFIRYYRSGASHLDTLYFLRGKPDPEQYLETFYYELDSNFSTNCDFKVAKILANDMLSAYLMHEIELLNSNGQQTCSFGFPATKKTWKGSKTELQKQLFSWDSAGLFGDVPLAQLFDYIQNVFNIELDSNISRTFSDLKIRNTPTPFLDQLKNALLRRMDRK, translated from the coding sequence ATGATTTCTTTTACTTCCCGTCTTAAGAAAGAGATTGGTGTGAGTATAGAGCAAATAGAATCCTCGAAAATTAGTGCGATTACAAAATCACTGGAGGCTTCCCATGTCCTTGCTGATGTGTTTAATAAGTTAAAGGCATTTATTTTGGCGTATGATTTTCGGGATGAGGAAGAAGAAATCATGTTCTTCAAAGAAATCAAGGCCAAGTTATGTTATCGCTTGATATACTACCGCAAAGTATATAATATCGAAATGAATCGACCTAATGGTGTGGATATTCAACGCGAATATTTATGTGAGAAATTGAATGAAATAAACGCATATAATACTAAGAGGCTCGATTTTATCCGTTACTATCGTTCGGGGGCTTCTCATTTGGACACCCTCTATTTTCTTCGTGGAAAGCCTGACCCGGAGCAATACCTCGAAACATTCTACTACGAACTTGATTCTAATTTTTCCACCAACTGCGATTTTAAGGTCGCCAAGATTCTGGCGAACGATATGCTTTCCGCATATTTGATGCACGAAATAGAACTGTTGAATAGCAACGGACAGCAAACCTGTTCTTTTGGTTTTCCTGCAACAAAGAAAACATGGAAGGGCAGCAAAACAGAATTGCAGAAACAACTCTTTTCATGGGATAGTGCCGGTTTGTTTGGCGATGTACCGCTCGCACAACTATTCGACTACATCCAAAATGTGTTCAACATTGAATTGGACAGTAATATTTCGCGAACTTTCAGCGACCTGAAAATTCGCAACACTCCCACACCCTTTCTTGATCAGTTGAAAAACGCCCTTCTGCGGCGTATGGATAGAAAATAA